In the Rubripirellula tenax genome, one interval contains:
- a CDS encoding M56 family metallopeptidase codes for MNRNPKMLWQLFFLDVALKSFVVMAVIAILVGVSTRSSAAIKHRMWTLGIVGVMLVPLWSALLPTCQLALLPADVVTDADSIAMQSVAPDPQAAKVSRAEIAPDFPPANANPMMHESPAANLAGQTDPFASVEPSLASTTRELLQADSDTPVAKTSPDQWTSRLLVVWTMGTVVFILPWIVRGIRTQRWIASGVPVQDTVLNSLHDEVCRSLHVSGCPGLLQCPDLTMPCAAGWFRPVVMLPSAAIAWPVGRLRPVLLHETAHVVRHDMLIQSLAELCRAVYWFNPLVWLAVSRMPLEREQACDDHVLQSGVEASDYAQVLLDVAKDFRRDQRGVGLAMARPNDLPRRMKSLLDKTRSHIPLRRSTAILMLIATLWVSGATSAVRLVAKAQDATADPTLVEGSDQWIEGAGESLKIRVRGEVVNAEGQPVMDPDVKFTLRTANNDTTVIQPIIRGSQFEIWIPAAKSDWYGLNVECQQGDELSNQYFGRNQIRKLAADPMRLRLRKPDRAVSILVTHEDKPVANAKVKLAIEVNRSTTATTDDQGLVDVDLYPNENLGAITAWTDDATNGTLIGGYQFDRQPIRDRNESIQTVELHRCRDQVIRMIDVGGKPIEGVKFRMQVATPPPNFNYLGIVEDENLTTDDKGEATARWFPDWPDVHRYAEIIGDKWFVFKKAELVDDTLVVTLKPRVSRKRVKGKLVSGDANVDPSRLAGVSVYASSFQAEREDEFDARYALTNEEGEFWIDALPGSTYSICVTDPDLVSDYADAVLFDPDTNQANSPTLKLLRGVLATVKLTSGPDMSPIANQYVQFRANHSFKWIEDGKERSGTGGRGNSATTDADGVATALFAPGMVAVNVYQPEWRSSGSLELSEGGENSITLHREISESREVTGRVVMAGQGSEESLAPPGPCELTIGALDGKTRDERTMKTNAVGMFSLNTIATKLGAFAITEDQAFAGSVVSDRLAEPLKITMRPTKHFIARLVDADGKPVIGRKVTALVRMKDTRDVQKTNAMGMIEFPTSFTGIKRIGTTNQRGEVSLPALPTSLPITFYADGQDWQVGEAFLESSETRPVAQWKLQGVGANSSTTPKSNAKRWSEILRNGRLGGYRPLLIAWEDSDEVKHFVNENLVGPRKHPVAARFMSMTYEVGNDTDFETELNVQRPGAGTVTAIAFDQKGTEIDRHTFVVDDANSVEQTKEFLNANAGPKADVQQAWDRAFTIAKKTDRRVWVRIGGRYCGPCFALSRLLDDHKLALSKDFVMLKLDDGDRTDHPDIFDRLTRGQHYGIPFHVIYDANGKRLIDSDGPMGNIGSPSSFEGIKHFKRMLDAGRQRMADDQIDAIVSSIEES; via the coding sequence GTGAACAGGAATCCTAAGATGCTGTGGCAATTGTTTTTTTTGGACGTCGCTTTGAAGTCGTTTGTCGTGATGGCTGTCATCGCGATTTTGGTGGGCGTCAGCACACGATCATCCGCGGCGATCAAGCACCGAATGTGGACTCTCGGAATCGTGGGTGTCATGTTGGTTCCGTTGTGGAGTGCGTTGCTGCCGACCTGTCAACTTGCTCTCTTGCCCGCTGATGTGGTGACCGACGCGGACTCCATCGCGATGCAATCGGTTGCACCGGATCCTCAGGCGGCCAAGGTTTCGCGAGCCGAAATTGCGCCAGACTTTCCGCCCGCAAACGCCAACCCGATGATGCATGAATCGCCTGCCGCGAATCTTGCTGGCCAAACCGATCCGTTCGCTTCGGTCGAACCGTCTCTCGCATCCACGACTCGAGAACTTTTACAAGCCGACTCGGATACTCCCGTCGCAAAGACTTCGCCGGATCAGTGGACGTCACGGTTACTGGTCGTTTGGACGATGGGCACCGTTGTCTTCATTCTGCCTTGGATCGTTCGAGGGATACGAACTCAGCGTTGGATCGCCAGCGGAGTTCCGGTTCAGGACACGGTCCTGAACTCACTGCACGACGAGGTTTGCCGCAGCTTGCATGTAAGTGGCTGTCCTGGACTGCTACAGTGCCCCGACTTGACGATGCCGTGCGCTGCGGGATGGTTTCGCCCGGTCGTAATGTTGCCCAGCGCCGCGATCGCTTGGCCGGTCGGTCGTTTGCGACCGGTTCTATTGCACGAAACGGCTCATGTGGTTCGCCATGATATGTTGATCCAATCGTTGGCGGAGCTTTGCCGAGCAGTTTACTGGTTCAACCCGCTCGTATGGCTTGCCGTTTCGCGAATGCCACTGGAGCGTGAACAAGCTTGTGACGATCACGTGCTTCAATCGGGAGTCGAAGCAAGCGACTATGCCCAGGTTTTGCTGGATGTCGCCAAAGACTTTCGACGCGATCAACGTGGCGTCGGCTTGGCGATGGCTCGCCCAAACGACTTGCCCCGTCGAATGAAATCGCTACTCGACAAAACGCGGTCCCACATTCCGTTGAGACGATCCACTGCGATTCTAATGTTGATCGCAACGCTATGGGTCAGCGGCGCGACATCCGCAGTTCGATTGGTAGCCAAGGCCCAAGATGCCACGGCGGATCCCACCCTTGTCGAAGGATCCGATCAATGGATCGAAGGTGCCGGCGAATCCTTAAAGATTCGTGTGCGTGGCGAAGTGGTGAATGCCGAGGGTCAGCCCGTGATGGATCCTGATGTCAAATTCACTCTGCGAACAGCAAACAACGACACAACGGTCATCCAGCCCATCATTCGAGGCAGCCAATTCGAGATTTGGATCCCAGCCGCGAAATCTGACTGGTACGGATTGAATGTCGAGTGCCAGCAAGGCGACGAACTGTCAAATCAGTATTTTGGCCGTAATCAGATTCGGAAGTTGGCAGCCGATCCGATGCGACTCAGGCTCAGGAAACCAGACCGTGCCGTTTCCATTTTGGTGACGCATGAAGACAAGCCGGTCGCGAACGCGAAAGTGAAACTGGCGATCGAAGTCAATCGCTCAACGACGGCGACGACCGACGACCAAGGCTTGGTGGATGTGGATCTGTATCCCAACGAGAACCTCGGCGCGATTACCGCTTGGACAGACGACGCAACGAATGGCACCCTCATCGGCGGTTATCAATTCGATCGTCAGCCAATCCGCGATCGAAACGAGTCAATTCAAACGGTTGAATTGCACCGTTGCCGCGATCAAGTCATCCGCATGATTGATGTTGGTGGCAAGCCAATCGAAGGCGTCAAGTTCCGAATGCAAGTTGCAACGCCGCCGCCCAACTTCAACTATCTGGGCATTGTGGAAGACGAAAACTTGACGACCGATGACAAGGGCGAGGCAACCGCTCGTTGGTTTCCGGATTGGCCGGATGTGCATCGCTATGCGGAAATCATTGGGGACAAATGGTTCGTTTTCAAAAAGGCAGAGCTGGTTGATGACACCTTGGTCGTGACGCTCAAGCCGCGGGTGTCGCGAAAACGAGTGAAGGGAAAGCTAGTATCGGGTGACGCGAACGTTGATCCGTCCAGGCTTGCCGGAGTTTCGGTCTACGCCAGCAGCTTTCAAGCAGAACGCGAGGACGAATTTGATGCCCGTTACGCTCTAACGAACGAGGAGGGTGAATTTTGGATCGACGCGTTACCGGGATCAACGTATTCCATCTGCGTGACCGACCCTGATCTGGTGAGCGATTACGCCGATGCTGTTCTGTTTGATCCCGATACGAATCAGGCGAATTCACCAACGCTCAAACTGCTACGCGGCGTCTTGGCTACCGTCAAGCTTACCTCGGGTCCGGACATGTCTCCGATCGCCAACCAATACGTTCAATTCCGTGCCAATCACAGTTTCAAGTGGATCGAAGATGGCAAAGAAAGGTCTGGCACAGGTGGCCGAGGAAACAGTGCGACCACAGATGCCGACGGCGTTGCAACGGCTTTGTTCGCGCCGGGGATGGTTGCAGTCAACGTTTACCAGCCGGAGTGGCGATCATCCGGGTCCTTGGAGCTTTCCGAAGGCGGTGAGAATTCGATCACCCTGCATCGCGAAATTTCCGAGTCGCGTGAGGTGACTGGGCGTGTCGTGATGGCGGGCCAGGGATCGGAAGAATCGCTCGCTCCGCCGGGACCATGCGAACTAACGATCGGAGCTTTGGATGGGAAGACGCGTGACGAACGAACCATGAAAACGAATGCAGTCGGCATGTTTTCGCTCAACACGATTGCCACAAAACTGGGAGCATTTGCGATCACGGAAGATCAAGCTTTCGCGGGGTCCGTTGTTTCGGATCGACTGGCGGAACCTCTCAAGATCACGATGCGGCCGACGAAACATTTCATCGCTCGACTGGTCGACGCCGACGGAAAACCTGTCATCGGACGCAAGGTCACTGCATTGGTTCGAATGAAAGACACACGCGATGTTCAAAAAACCAACGCGATGGGAATGATTGAGTTTCCAACTTCATTTACAGGGATCAAGCGAATCGGAACAACAAACCAACGGGGGGAAGTCTCGTTGCCTGCCTTACCCACAAGTTTGCCAATCACCTTTTACGCTGACGGCCAAGATTGGCAGGTTGGCGAGGCATTCCTGGAATCGAGCGAGACGCGGCCGGTAGCGCAATGGAAACTACAAGGAGTAGGCGCGAACTCATCAACGACACCCAAATCGAATGCGAAGCGTTGGTCGGAAATACTACGCAACGGCAGGCTCGGCGGCTATCGTCCGCTGCTGATTGCCTGGGAGGATTCGGATGAAGTCAAGCATTTCGTCAATGAAAATCTCGTCGGCCCCCGCAAGCATCCCGTCGCTGCTCGGTTCATGTCGATGACCTACGAAGTTGGCAACGACACTGATTTTGAAACGGAGCTAAACGTGCAAAGACCGGGTGCCGGAACGGTGACCGCAATCGCGTTTGACCAGAAGGGAACAGAAATCGATCGCCACACGTTTGTGGTCGACGATGCAAATAGTGTGGAACAAACGAAAGAGTTCCTGAACGCGAATGCCGGCCCCAAAGCAGACGTCCAGCAGGCTTGGGATCGGGCGTTTACGATTGCAAAGAAAACAGATCGCCGAGTCTGGGTACGCATCGGCGGTCGTTACTGTGGCCCTTGTTTCGCGTTGTCACGATTGCTTGACGATCACAAGTTAGCGTTGAGCAAGGATTTCGTGATGCTGAAGCTGGATGACGGGGACCGTACGGACCACCCCGACATCTTTGATCGTCTGACGCGGGGCCAACACTACGGCATCCCATTTCATGTGATCTATGATGCCAACGGCAAGCGGTTGATCGACAGCGACGGTCCAATGGGCAACATCGGATCGCCATCCAGCTTCGAAGGCATCAAGCATTTCAAACGCATGCTTGATGCCGGCCGTCAGCGGATGGCTGACGATCAAATCGATGCGATCGTTTCTAGTATCGAAGAGTCCTAG
- the recR gene encoding recombination mediator RecR encodes MSKHAGAVAELVEQLGRLPGVGRKSAERLAFHLLRVSESEALALAESIRRVRQDVRYCATCFNLAESETCSICADSGRDLTRLCVVEQPRDLMSLEQASIFKGVYHVLLGRIAPLDGIGPDQLTIDDLVERVRVGNFVEIIMATNPTVEGDGTSLYISNLLSEFPVEITRLARGITAGSVLEYANREMIADALTGRQKL; translated from the coding sequence ATGAGCAAGCATGCCGGCGCGGTCGCCGAACTGGTCGAACAATTGGGACGATTACCGGGGGTCGGCCGCAAGAGCGCCGAACGCTTGGCGTTTCATTTGTTGCGTGTCAGCGAATCGGAGGCACTGGCGCTAGCCGAATCGATCCGACGCGTGCGACAAGACGTCCGCTATTGTGCGACGTGCTTCAATTTGGCCGAGTCGGAAACCTGTTCGATCTGTGCCGATTCGGGTCGAGACCTGACCCGACTGTGTGTGGTCGAGCAACCCCGCGACCTGATGAGCCTGGAACAGGCATCCATCTTCAAGGGGGTTTACCACGTCCTGCTTGGACGGATCGCTCCCCTGGACGGCATCGGCCCTGACCAACTGACCATCGACGATCTGGTCGAAAGGGTCCGAGTTGGAAATTTTGTCGAAATAATTATGGCGACCAATCCGACCGTCGAAGGTGACGGGACGTCGCTGTACATCAGCAACCTTTTGAGCGAATTTCCCGTGGAAATCACTCGTTTGGCGCGGGGTATCACGGCCGGCAGCGTCCTCGAATATGCGAATCGAGAGATGATTGCTGATGCGTTGACCGGTCGACAAAAGCTATAA
- a CDS encoding 4-hydroxybenzoate octaprenyltransferase — protein sequence MNQSRSPSRTPARFADWLGLIRFSHTIFALPFAALATVLAMTSPLSSGSTPAFRLRDILGILFCMVFARSAAMAFNRLVDQAIDAKNPRTAGRHLPAGILGRGQVWFFTLLCAAGFVGSTLLFLPNRAPLIASIPVLLFLCGYSLAKRFTSAAHLWLGVALSLSPICVWLAIRGGEVLLHPADWICPLVLASVVAAWVTGFDIIYACQDADFDSQTGLFSVPARFGIEGAFRIARASHIVMLVLLAVLLWAGRPSGLGGLFGIACLVVAGLVWRQHTLVRPGDLDRVNQAFFDTNASISVLLLVAGTIDCLWL from the coding sequence ATGAATCAATCACGTTCCCCAAGCCGGACGCCCGCTAGGTTTGCCGACTGGTTGGGTCTGATCCGATTCAGCCACACGATCTTTGCGCTTCCGTTTGCCGCGTTGGCGACTGTGCTGGCCATGACTTCGCCACTTTCGTCGGGGTCGACTCCGGCGTTTCGGCTGCGGGATATTTTGGGCATTTTGTTTTGCATGGTTTTCGCGCGCAGCGCCGCCATGGCGTTCAACCGCCTGGTGGACCAAGCAATCGATGCGAAAAACCCTCGCACGGCAGGCCGCCATTTGCCGGCGGGTATTTTGGGGCGTGGCCAGGTTTGGTTTTTTACGCTCTTATGCGCCGCCGGCTTTGTGGGCTCGACCTTACTGTTCCTACCCAATCGAGCACCTCTGATTGCGTCGATTCCAGTTCTTTTGTTTTTGTGCGGCTATAGCTTGGCGAAGCGATTCACGTCCGCGGCGCACCTGTGGCTAGGCGTCGCCCTTAGCCTTTCGCCCATTTGCGTTTGGTTGGCCATTCGCGGCGGGGAAGTGCTCCTTCATCCGGCGGACTGGATTTGTCCGCTCGTATTGGCGTCGGTCGTGGCGGCCTGGGTTACCGGTTTCGACATCATCTATGCATGCCAGGATGCCGATTTCGATTCGCAAACGGGGCTGTTCAGTGTTCCGGCTCGGTTCGGAATCGAGGGTGCGTTTCGCATCGCTCGAGCGTCGCACATCGTGATGCTAGTCTTGCTGGCGGTGCTGTTGTGGGCGGGACGGCCCAGCGGGCTCGGGGGGCTGTTCGGAATCGCATGCTTGGTGGTCGCGGGATTGGTTTGGCGTCAGCACACGTTGGTACGGCCCGGCGATCTCGATCGAGTCAATCAAGCTTTTTTCGACACCAATGCGTCGATCAGCGTATTGTTGCTGGTGGCGGGAACCATCGATTGCCTGTGGCTGTGA
- a CDS encoding YbaB/EbfC family nucleoid-associated protein, with translation MFKGLGNIGNIASMMGSIQQLPDRIKELNDRMKSESVSASSGCGAVHVTMSGTGHVQSVKIADGSLSGEPLELAIADATNAAGAAAKQLYAESISHLVNDLDLKIPGLDSIITTLTGGG, from the coding sequence ATGTTCAAAGGACTCGGAAATATCGGCAACATCGCGTCGATGATGGGGTCGATCCAACAATTGCCCGATCGCATCAAAGAACTGAACGATCGAATGAAATCCGAATCAGTCAGCGCGTCGTCGGGCTGTGGTGCCGTTCACGTGACGATGTCGGGCACCGGCCATGTCCAATCTGTAAAAATCGCCGACGGCTCGCTGTCGGGCGAACCATTGGAATTAGCAATTGCCGATGCGACCAACGCCGCCGGCGCGGCCGCCAAACAGCTGTATGCTGAATCGATTAGCCATCTGGTCAACGACCTCGACCTGAAGATCCCAGGGTTGGACAGCATCATTACGACGTTGACCGGAGGCGGCTGA
- the rpoN gene encoding RNA polymerase factor sigma-54: protein MRMSMGLQARQLQTQKLAPRMIQSMEILQLPTMALQERVEQEMSENPLLEQLESDPLAHDEGDDDYPPDKDARSENEKELVVDNDHSNQEDFERLQNMISELPNTFDESFKRSANRVSEDADRRHDLMANAVSRPESLNDFLLHQLAELDIDDDVEQMAERIISTLDARDGGYLRSPLADLMPAGHTADDLATADKALAIVQSLEPTGIAARDLSECLLMQIKPSFPHFEEMRRLIKDHLSDLAENRLPQIAKKTSYSIELIQTVRDELHGLNPKPGAAFMETYVPNVTPDIILEVDEAGDYTVRLDDDRVPQLYISEYYRRRLQDPNSSAEEREFIKNKINSAQWLIDSIEQRRSTLTKVAEAIVAHQKRFLDEGPEAIEPLKMQQIADKVGVHVTTVSRAVDDKWIQTPRGILPLKRFFVGGTQTEDGDDVAWDTIRLKLQELIDKEDKSDPHSDEKLVDELKKAGMTVARRTVTKYRKKMGIPSSRQRRDWSLVKK from the coding sequence ATGCGGATGTCGATGGGCCTGCAGGCCCGACAATTGCAAACCCAAAAACTGGCTCCTCGGATGATCCAGTCGATGGAGATTCTGCAGCTTCCGACAATGGCGCTCCAAGAACGCGTCGAACAGGAAATGAGCGAGAATCCGCTTCTGGAACAGCTTGAATCTGACCCACTTGCCCATGATGAGGGCGACGACGACTATCCGCCCGACAAAGACGCGCGCAGTGAGAATGAGAAAGAGTTAGTGGTCGACAACGACCACAGCAATCAAGAGGATTTCGAGCGGCTTCAGAACATGATTTCGGAGCTGCCCAACACGTTCGACGAGTCGTTCAAGCGTTCGGCAAACCGAGTTTCTGAAGACGCCGACCGTCGCCATGACTTGATGGCTAACGCCGTTTCGCGCCCGGAATCCTTGAACGATTTTTTACTGCACCAATTGGCTGAATTGGACATCGACGACGATGTCGAACAAATGGCCGAACGGATCATCAGCACGCTGGATGCCCGCGATGGCGGTTACCTGCGTTCACCGCTCGCCGACTTGATGCCGGCGGGACACACCGCCGATGACTTGGCCACGGCCGACAAGGCGCTTGCCATTGTGCAATCGCTCGAGCCGACGGGAATTGCGGCGCGTGATTTGAGCGAATGCTTGCTGATGCAAATCAAACCTTCGTTCCCGCATTTCGAAGAAATGCGCAGGCTGATCAAAGATCATCTTTCCGATCTTGCCGAGAACCGCTTGCCGCAAATTGCCAAGAAGACCAGCTATTCGATCGAGCTGATCCAAACGGTACGCGATGAGTTGCACGGCCTGAACCCGAAACCGGGCGCGGCATTCATGGAAACCTACGTCCCCAATGTCACGCCGGACATCATCCTGGAAGTGGATGAGGCCGGCGACTACACCGTTCGCCTTGACGACGATCGCGTACCTCAACTTTACATCAGCGAGTACTATCGCCGTCGCCTGCAGGACCCGAACAGTTCGGCCGAAGAACGCGAGTTCATCAAGAATAAGATCAACAGCGCCCAGTGGTTGATCGATTCGATCGAACAGCGACGCAGCACGCTGACCAAGGTCGCCGAAGCCATCGTTGCACACCAAAAACGTTTTTTGGACGAAGGCCCGGAAGCCATCGAGCCACTGAAAATGCAACAAATTGCAGACAAGGTCGGCGTACACGTCACCACGGTCAGCCGAGCGGTCGACGACAAATGGATCCAGACCCCGCGAGGAATCCTGCCATTGAAGCGGTTTTTCGTCGGCGGAACACAAACGGAAGACGGCGACGATGTCGCCTGGGATACGATCCGGCTAAAACTGCAAGAATTGATCGACAAGGAAGACAAGAGCGATCCGCACAGCGACGAAAAACTTGTCGATGAATTGAAGAAAGCCGGCATGACGGTCGCGCGGCGAACCGTCACGAAGTACCGAAAGAAAATGGGCATCCCCAGCAGTCGCCAACGACGCGATTGGTCGCTGGTAAAAAAATAG
- a CDS encoding zinc-dependent alcohol dehydrogenase family protein gives MITYHLKGPGGLASLQPIVVDDPSPGSDDVVIQSRAWSLNYRDLAMPSGGYVRNDKIKHSPPLVPLSDVAGQVVAVGSGVTRFRVGDRVMASFFRDWVDGDLDHEQIGSALGGAIDGVLSEKVCLPQRAWVQTPANLTDVQAATLPCAAVTAWHAFELGPLRMGQTVLLLGTGGVSIFALQLAKIAGAKVIITSSSDEKLARAKSMGADETINYRDIPDWDKRVRELTDDVGVDHVIEVGGAGTLEKSLRSARVSGTISLIGILSGRVDQNPSMLPALFNRITVRGIYVGSRRMFEDLCRSIDVNGLVPVVDRTFAFEDARAAYEYLQSGKHFGKVVIEAPK, from the coding sequence ATGATTACTTATCATCTCAAAGGCCCTGGCGGGTTGGCATCGTTGCAGCCCATTGTCGTCGACGATCCGTCACCGGGTTCGGACGACGTTGTGATTCAATCGCGGGCTTGGTCGCTGAACTACCGAGACCTAGCCATGCCTTCGGGTGGCTACGTTCGAAACGACAAGATCAAGCATTCGCCACCGCTTGTACCGCTTTCGGATGTTGCCGGACAGGTCGTCGCGGTTGGCTCGGGCGTCACTCGGTTTCGTGTTGGCGATCGCGTGATGGCCAGTTTTTTTCGTGACTGGGTCGATGGAGATCTAGATCACGAACAGATCGGTTCGGCACTTGGCGGTGCGATCGACGGCGTCCTGTCCGAGAAGGTTTGCTTGCCCCAGCGTGCCTGGGTCCAAACGCCCGCGAATCTTACGGACGTGCAAGCGGCGACACTCCCATGCGCCGCGGTGACGGCATGGCACGCCTTTGAGCTGGGACCTTTGCGAATGGGTCAGACGGTATTGCTGCTGGGCACCGGCGGCGTTTCCATTTTCGCGCTGCAATTGGCCAAGATCGCTGGCGCCAAGGTCATCATCACCAGCAGCAGCGACGAAAAGCTTGCCCGTGCGAAGTCCATGGGCGCCGACGAAACGATCAACTACCGCGACATCCCAGACTGGGACAAACGGGTCCGCGAATTGACCGATGACGTCGGCGTCGACCATGTGATCGAAGTCGGTGGCGCCGGTACCCTAGAAAAATCGCTTCGGTCCGCCCGGGTCAGCGGTACGATTTCGCTGATCGGCATCCTGTCGGGGCGTGTGGATCAGAATCCGTCGATGCTTCCCGCCCTTTTCAACCGCATTACTGTCCGCGGGATCTATGTGGGCAGCCGTCGGATGTTCGAAGACCTTTGTCGATCGATTGACGTCAATGGGTTGGTTCCGGTTGTCGATCGAACGTTCGCGTTTGAGGACGCGCGGGCGGCCTACGAGTATCTGCAAAGTGGAAAGCACTTCGGCAAGGTCGTGATCGAAGCGCCGAAGTGA
- a CDS encoding BlaI/MecI/CopY family transcriptional regulator produces MAKKRQKAEPLKLGARERQILDAVYHVGRASVSDVRSLLKDPPSYSSVRTMMGILEEKGFLRRHRDGIRHRYSATKSRESAGRSAIAHLMSTFFEGSASKMFAALLDESASQLTDDELAQLQQAIDKAREQES; encoded by the coding sequence ATGGCAAAGAAAAGACAGAAGGCTGAGCCGCTGAAGTTGGGGGCTCGCGAGCGTCAGATTTTGGATGCGGTCTATCACGTGGGCCGGGCTTCGGTTTCGGATGTGCGGTCTTTGTTGAAGGACCCGCCCAGCTATTCGTCCGTCCGCACGATGATGGGAATACTGGAAGAAAAAGGGTTCCTGCGCCGACATCGCGACGGAATTCGACATCGGTATTCAGCGACGAAATCGCGTGAGAGTGCTGGTCGAAGTGCGATTGCACATTTGATGTCCACGTTCTTCGAAGGCTCGGCCAGCAAAATGTTTGCGGCACTGCTGGACGAATCGGCATCGCAGTTGACGGATGACGAACTTGCTCAATTGCAGCAGGCCATCGACAAAGCTCGTGAACAGGAATCCTAA
- a CDS encoding ThuA domain-containing protein: MRNSSLKILVVTGGCCHDYDFQTKAMQLAFAKHGVDATWTVVNDGGNGTQAQIDMYKKSDWADGFDVVIHNECFAATTDPDYIRSITKTHQGGVNAVVIHCAMHTYREAEIDDWREFLGVTSRRHDHQSHYKIDVIEKDHPIMAGYPSDHVSAMDELYVIEKLWPNATALATSVSENDGKVHPVLWTNQYGKARVFGTTYGHSNETFEDEVFLRALVQGTRWAAGK; this comes from the coding sequence GTGAGAAATTCGTCGCTAAAGATCTTGGTCGTCACGGGTGGCTGCTGCCACGACTATGACTTTCAAACCAAGGCGATGCAGTTGGCGTTTGCAAAACACGGCGTCGACGCCACATGGACGGTGGTGAATGATGGTGGAAACGGGACCCAGGCGCAGATCGATATGTACAAAAAGTCAGATTGGGCTGACGGATTCGATGTCGTGATTCACAACGAGTGCTTCGCCGCCACAACGGATCCTGACTACATCCGGTCGATCACAAAGACACATCAAGGGGGTGTGAATGCGGTCGTGATCCACTGTGCGATGCACACGTACCGCGAAGCCGAAATCGATGATTGGCGGGAATTCTTGGGAGTCACCAGCCGCCGGCATGATCACCAAAGCCATTACAAGATTGACGTGATCGAAAAGGACCATCCCATCATGGCGGGATACCCGAGCGACCACGTCAGCGCAATGGACGAGCTCTACGTGATCGAAAAGCTATGGCCCAATGCGACCGCGTTGGCGACCTCGGTCAGCGAAAACGACGGCAAAGTTCATCCCGTGCTTTGGACAAACCAGTACGGCAAAGCCCGTGTTTTCGGGACCACCTATGGACATTCCAACGAGACGTTCGAGGACGAAGTGTTCCTGCGGGCGTTGGTCCAGGGTACCCGGTGGGCTGCTGGAAAGTGA
- the mqnE gene encoding aminofutalosine synthase MqnE, translated as MNATERAARFREIRDKVEADQRLSLDDGIFLYDPQVSLQAVGELANFVRERKNGNVGYFNINTHLNPTNVCVYRCRFCAFRSDLRDPKGYVMSDDQIIARGREATENGCTEMHIVGGLHHQKPYEWYRHLIELLHENFPQIHLKGWTAVEINWFEFQTKKSVRWVLEDLRSAGLGSMPGGGAEIFHPEVRDQLCEHKANTHAWLDIHRTAHQIGLRTNCTMLYGHVENAFHRIDHLLRLRELQDETGGFQVFIPLAFHPENTKLSDLKKPSALMDLRTMAISRLMLDNVQHVKAYWIMLGIETAQTALAYGADDIDGTVRHELIYHDAGATTPECLSVDDIKQLIVEAGRDPVERDTVYNRVQRDPSDFTKWSIDELATV; from the coding sequence ATGAACGCGACTGAACGTGCTGCCCGATTTCGAGAAATTCGCGATAAGGTCGAAGCCGACCAGCGATTGAGCCTCGACGATGGCATCTTTCTTTACGATCCACAGGTTTCACTGCAAGCGGTCGGCGAGTTGGCCAATTTCGTTCGCGAGCGAAAAAACGGGAACGTCGGCTACTTCAACATCAACACGCACCTGAATCCGACCAACGTGTGCGTGTACCGATGCCGGTTTTGCGCGTTTCGAAGCGATCTGCGTGACCCCAAGGGGTACGTGATGAGCGACGACCAGATCATCGCTCGCGGGCGTGAAGCGACGGAAAACGGTTGCACCGAGATGCACATCGTCGGCGGGCTTCACCACCAAAAACCGTACGAGTGGTATCGCCATCTGATCGAGTTGCTGCACGAAAATTTCCCGCAGATTCACCTGAAGGGCTGGACCGCGGTTGAAATCAATTGGTTCGAGTTTCAGACCAAAAAATCCGTGCGCTGGGTATTAGAAGATTTGCGTTCGGCCGGACTGGGCAGCATGCCCGGCGGAGGCGCGGAGATTTTTCACCCGGAAGTTCGTGACCAATTGTGCGAACACAAAGCCAACACGCACGCGTGGTTGGACATTCACCGAACGGCGCACCAAATCGGACTGCGAACGAATTGCACAATGCTTTATGGTCACGTCGAGAATGCGTTTCATCGCATCGACCACCTGCTGCGTCTACGCGAACTCCAAGACGAAACGGGCGGCTTCCAAGTTTTCATTCCGTTGGCATTTCACCCCGAAAACACCAAGCTTTCGGATCTCAAGAAACCATCGGCGCTGATGGATCTGCGAACGATGGCGATCAGCCGACTGATGCTGGATAACGTCCAACACGTCAAGGCATACTGGATCATGCTGGGGATCGAGACGGCCCAAACGGCACTCGCTTACGGTGCCGATGACATCGACGGAACGGTTCGTCACGAGTTGATTTACCATGATGCCGGCGCGACGACACCAGAGTGCTTGTCGGTCGATGACATCAAGCAATTGATCGTCGAAGCGGGTCGGGATCCCGTCGAACGCGACACTGTCTACAACCGGGTGCAACGGGACCCGAGCGACTTTACGAAATGGTCGATCGATGAGTTGGCGACTGTCTAG